The DNA sequence GTCAGCCAAGCCAGTAAAAAACTTTGCCGCCTCAGTCAGTGATGAGAGCAGCCCACTCTTCTGGAGTGGCAGTCCTAGCCTCGAACATTTCGCTCTCCACCCCCAAAGTAAAGACAACACTCCCTTAATGCTGACAGTAGTTCCTTTTATTGTGAAATGCTATAAATATGTAATTTATCATGGATTCAACAGCACTTCCTCCTCTTTGCCTCTCCCTGCTCGCTTCCCCCCTTCACTCCCTTTCCTGGTTCAAAACCCTTTGCCCAAGGATTGTGAGGTTTCCTGCATACAAAACTGTCCCCTGGGaacccctcccctctccaaaGCATCAAGGTGGGCAGATAGTTCTCTGGAAAAAAGTTTTCCCAACTTTGGTTTTCCAAAATACTCCCCCCAGGACATTTGCCAGTAAAATGCTGGTAGGTTGGAATCCTGTCAAGTTGAAAGGGACCCTGATGGTCATCTGGTCCAACCCCCTGTGTTCAGTGCTGATTTAGAGCTACAGCATCCCTATGGAATCATAGCATGTCCTCTGTATGTAGGAAACCTTGTGAATGTTTTGGGGACTAAGGGTCTGAATGGGCAAAAAGGGTGTGCTGTCTTCCACCCCACCTTAAAATTTGAGTTTATTCTGTTCCTTCATGTATCCCTGTTAGGCTGCTCTGGAACTCTTGCTTGTTGAGGTGGGGATGAGTGGGAGGAAGTGGGAGGGGGCTGCAATCCAGACACACCTCCTCCCTCTGCATTCTGGATTCAGGAAAAAATGTcataacttaagaacataagacaagcctgctggatcaggccagtgcccatctagtccagcctcctgtacccacagtggccaatcggatgccccaatgggaagcctgcaagcaggacctgagtgcaaaagcaggtCTCCCCATTTACGATTCCCaccaactgggattcagaggcccCCTGCCTCCGACTGTAGAGGGAGAACGCTGGGAGACAGATTGCAGGAACAACTGGAGCAAAGATGGCTCTATGTGGGCAGAAAGGATTGGGGCACTGCAGTTTTTATTATTGCACTCTGCCCTCTCCCAGATTTCAGGTCTTTTGAGATCTCATATCCCCAACATGACAAGTCTCACCCCAAAAGGCAATCTATATACATGCTGATATCTTATATTGCAACATgaattaaaaaatcacaaatagaatatcaataataataatgatcaaATAACAGACGTTCATCAGGAAAGTTTTTTTTTCGTACTGGTGATGGAGGAAATCATCTGGAAAGTCAGATTGAACAGTTCTGCATCTTCCCGGTTAATTTGTCCAGCACTGGAAAGTCTCCTGTTGATCTTTTGAGCCCTGGCGAGATCCTTGTGACAGTGAGTTCCGTCGACTTGTAACATAATATTCTGGGCTTGAGGATATTCTGGGCTTGAGCTAGCTTTGCAAATCAATCTCTAATTGTCCTCCTCGCTTTGGAGCGGGTGGCTTGCTCACAACATGTCGAAGGGTTATTTCTGGCCCATCCATGGACCTTTCCTCCAATAGCATGGACTCTTCCATTTGCCAAAAATGCTGTGCCTGCTCACCTGCCGGCAATTCAAAACTCATCATAGGTGAGAAGGCGAGTGGCTATTTCCAAGCCTGGATATAGTTGTTTCCATAATGGATCCTATCTACATTCCCACAGGAGCCCAATAACATCCCCATCAATGTCTTTTCTGAATTAACCTGGCCCAGCCAGGTTCCGCCTACCCTGCCTTGCCAAGTCCACGTGTAAGATATGCTCCCCCTATAGGTTTTCGTTGGCCATCACAGGATTGGTGTAAGAGTAGGGGTTGGTGCCGTTGTTAGGTAGGGTCTGTGGGTGGAAAAACACAAGATTCAGTTAAAGCAATCGACTAAATGTAGGTAGCTGTTCTTTGATAGAAAGTATCCTCTGTTGAGCCACTAACCATATTCCATTGATCCAACCAGCTCAGTATAGTCTCTACACTGACAGAGAGAAGCAAAGAGCCCAGAAACATTTCTGCATTTCCCCTCGGAACAATGAGGCCTAGCACCTTGCTGTTCCCCTTTTGGGAAGACAAAGTCGAGGAAAGCTGTGCATCTGTGCTCGCCAGGTGGACCGGGCAAACCCCACGCAACCGTTCCTTTCCCCAGAGGGGTTAAAAACGCTGGGAGCAGCCCAGCTGCCGCGGAGAGAGACCTGGACAGCGGCCAGACATATCACAAGCAGGCAGCTCAATGTCATGTGTAAACATTGCCTGCTCACGAGGCTGCGGAGAGCGGCTGGGCCAGCTGAGGTGTTGTCCCCCGCTCAGGCAACCACGCCAAGGGCAAAAGGGCTCACCGCTGGTCTGGGACACCTCTAGCCTAACCAATGATGCCTGCTTTATTTCTTTGGGGCAAAGGGGTCCAGGAGGGAGGTGGGTGAAGCCACTGGGGGGGGCCTGCGGTGCCAGGCTtgaccctcttcctccctccctcctccccctctctcctcctagaTTCCCAGGCCCCGCTGGTGCTATTTGCACAACCACCTCGTGTTTGCTCAGCAGAGACTTGCACGGAATGGGACAGATTCAGCCAGCTCGGAACCAGCAGGGCACAGCCCAGGGTTGGAGCAGGCGGGGTGGCGCAAGGAGGCCTCGCCCTGCCCCACCATGCCACCCCCCCTTCCCGAACAGCACCGAACATGGAAGAGGCCCCCGGCTGGGGGGCTGGTTGGTGCAGGTTGCCCGGGCAACCGGCCCACCTGGGCGTGACGGTCACGTTGACCCCTCTCAAGGGTCACCGGAAGGAAAGGGGGGGGTGAAGCTGGGTCAGTTCCCCACACTGTGGGGGTGAGGGCAAGCAACGATTTCCATGCCAACGGGTTGAAGGCCGCCTCAGGTGACCGGAGGGGCAAGGTCGGGCTGCTAGGCTGAAGCCTTGGCTTGAGTAGGCGTTGTCTGCCGGCACCGTGGCGAGAGATGgacaggaaggaggagggcagggagaccCATCCCGGGCTTGAGAGCAGTGGGTGACCGGGTGACAAAGCCGTTGGTTTTTGTTGCACGAGAGGCTTGGGGTCCCCTCCATCAGCGAGGGCCTCTCAGCTGGCAGAGATTTCACCCCGCCAAATACAGGCTTTAGACTGTAAGCTTCCCGGGGACAGAGACCCTGCTCGATGCACGAAATCAAGGGATTTCCCTGTGGAGAGCATCCAAATGGAACCCCAGAACAAACGAGATTGTATCTCAAGACGCTGGAAAAACAAAGGAGGACTTTATTTTCAAAACAGCCCAGTGCCTTTCGGCCAATTATCAGTTACCGGCCTTCCATGAGGGCTACAAATACAAAGACAATGCTGTTTTTCAGTTTgaggaagcatgcacaggcttGTATGCAGTTCGTGTATAATcaatgttgtttgtttttaaatggtaaGTGGTCACGTGATGCATTGTCTTGCTCCCCATAGACCCCGATGATGGCCTTTAAACAATCATTgaagttgctggacaacaactcccatcatcccccagtGCTGGCCATTGGGTGGGGCGGATGGGAGGTAGAGTCcaggaacacctggagggcaccacgtcgCCTACCTCTGGTGTACCATTTTACAGCTCAGGCTACACACTGAAATAGTCCTAAATACAACTTAGAATGAAAGTTTCCAGGAAGAGATGTAGCTCATTGATTAAGTAACTGCTTTGCGTGGAGAAGGTCCTAAGTTCAGtctttaaatcagccctttatttagagccatgaggactggaaacttGCCTCTCTTTTTTTAGGGGCAGGGCTGTAGCTCCACAATAGAGCATCagttttgcatgcacaaggtccccaggttcaatccctgatagcatctccaggtagggttgagagaaagtcctttctgaaatcctggagagttgctgtcagtcagtgtagacaatattgagcttgatggaccagtggtctctgGCTCAGAATAAGGGTGCTTCCTGTACTCCTAGGTACTTTCTCCTGGTTCTATAAAGAGGGTGTGTGGTGGCTGTGACTTTTGCTTACCTCACTGTACGGATTCGGCTTGTTGTTGGGGGCGATGTATCGTCCGTGCGTGTGGTAGGTCGGGTATTCACTCATGGGGTGATAGGAGTTGCGGTCGCTGAGCAGGTCAATGTTGCCCCGGTGATTCCGTCGACACCTGTAGATGATCTGGGAGGGAGCAAAGAAGAGGATAAGTGAGGATATTGAAAGTAAAGCACCAACGCATGTTACAAATCACCTGAACGGGGGTGGGGTGATAGACAGAAcagcaatctattcttccctctgctgattcctcctctcaagtatttgttgcttttgcaggctttgctcctctcctttcagccaggcaaaaacactcagggtctgaagcaaagccagtgagggatgtggcctgggggagAGGGTCTAACCAGGGGAGAGTTCCatgggccaaatagagaggcctggagagccggATTTGGGCCCTGGgcccaaagttccccacacctgatgtctgaTATTGCATTGTTAGCCAATGTATACAGAACCTAGATGTATCTACCTGTTATGTAGAAATGGCATATAAATATATCCTAAAACAATATTCTGAGGGTCTCCAGTGTAAAATCTCAGGGCAAGGGCCAAAGtcatgctgctctgggctcctactgggataaaGGATTGGATATACatctaaataataacaataaagggggaggggggaaggaagagaaattGTTTTCGGATTGGTTTATTTGGCTGTTAGCGTTGCCCCATGTCCAAAAGGCCCCAGCCCCAATACACAAGGTGCAACTTGACTTGTTGTTAACCCTGGTCTTACAGAGTTTTCTAAAATTATGCACAATGTGGAAAAAGTGGGTAGAGAGAGTTGTgtgttttgtttaaaagcaaCCCTTTCTAATTATACTAGAACACCTTGGACTCAGCCAGAGACATTCATAGATTCAGTGCAGACAGAAGGACGTATGCTTTGACACCGATGGATGCTCACACTTTGTGGAATTCACACAGCCACAAGGTTGCAACGATGGCCACTGGTTCAGACggcttaggcaaattcatggaagggCAGAGGACTATAGTGCTATAGTGGCTAAATGGAACCTGCAGCTTCAGAGACactctacctctgaataccagttgccgcgGAGCAACAGCAGAGGAGGGCTGTTGTTTTTCTcgtcctgtttgtgggtttctcAGAGGCAACTGGTTTGGCCGCTATGGGTTGCTGGGAATGAATGGGTCTttgtggcttgatccagcagggctcttcttaaagtTCTTCAGACATAATAGCAAAATAGAACCTCttagttgtatccaactaaattagagtagacccattgaaattattggacctaagttagtcacgttGATTAACTtcgatgggtctgctctgagtcggGCTAGCAATGGAGACAACCCTCCGTGTTCAAAGGCAGTATACCTCCAAACGACGGGTGCTGGGGCCACAAGGGACATGGCAGGGCTCTTGCTTTGATGCCCTGCTTTGGGGTTCCCCAGAGGCATCCgactggccactgtggggaaGCTAGACTAGGTGGGCTGGCCTTGTGTTCCCCACGGGTAGGTGCCAATTGGCTCCGCCCATGCCCATGTCTGGCAGGGCCCACCCCTTGGCAGCCAGGCTCCGCCCCTTGCACCTCATGTTCGGAGCCTCTGCATAACTGGCTGCCTGAGTTGTCATTGGCTGCCTGAGTTGTCAGTCACCTGGCAGGTCGCCGGCTCGATCTTGAGGAAGATAGATGAGGTACTCACCAGCAGCAGGAAGGCAATAAGCGCTAGGAGCAGGAGGACGCAGACTAAGACAAGGAGAGCGATGCCCCAGCCTGGGACAGTCTCGGGAGGGCCAGGAATAGGAAGTGCGGTGGTGCTCACTGCAAAAGGGAAAAGCAGGTGTCAGTAGCCCAGGTGGGCAAGTGTGGCTACTGGGCTTGGGATGGAGAGAGAGCAGtcatgcagtggcaaattcagaagtgcagggtcccttcatgttagtcacagccaagccccctccccctccttttttgctgctgggttgagaaagagatccttgttagcgccttctcccacaacaacagaaccCCCTAGGAGCCcataagcatgaaaaaggagagtgaTAGCTActcagaagagccttctcagtagctgacataCGTCCTTTCgctctgtttggctccaatcagcaggaaagggcaaggaagcatgttagaagactcttctcagcagctcacacactcccttttcatgctgattggcttatagaatgctggagacataaggaccctgctgggaccttgcttccAAAGTGtttaggggtctaagacaccccccaagaccctggacgactacaccccgagagagagagagagagagagagagatttacagGAGGAGCATTTCAAAGCAAATCACTCCTGGGAACTTTTAGTGGTCACCAAGCACCAAACCCCCATTGCTCAAAGTGCAAAGGGCATAGCAGTGACATCATGCCTGGCAGGAAATCCACCACCAAGGGCCAGGGTGAAAGGCATTATGGGTAGGAACCCAAGGGCCTGTCAATTTCGCTtccctcagcttctcattttttccaatctgcaattcagctctccacacttctgcagcaaatctcatgaaaattcaccagcattttttgTGCAAATGTCTCTTACTAAACACCTTTCACTATGCATTTTGACTAGgacccacatttttgcaagcaatttcccctaatctaatgcattctttgtgtgttgttttcaacacatgcattcatttttactCACAGtgcccccctaatatatgcatgggtCTGGTCAGAGAACCCTgttacaaaattcggataagtgtgaattccaaaggatagttgTATTTGGGCTTGCgtactgtttcaggaagtgtgaatatGGTAGATTCactttttaatgtgaatttcatccaatttctccaccatcccaaaTAATGGGCAGAGAACTTGGAAACAGAGGTGGAAATGATTAGTTCCATGGAGAAGCTGCCTCTTTTGAATTCCCAGGATATTTTTATTAAGAATTATTATTCTGCACCTCAGCCACCCATATTCTACAACATCATAAGCTGGATTCTGCAACCTGATTGCTTCAGACTAAATATCATGCCGTTCTGTTGCACAATGCATTCGGTGGTGTGCGTGCTATTTCACATCATTCATTCTGGGTTTGCCAGCCATGGGGggtgatggtggcaggggtgggaGGCTATGCAGGCCACCACAGTCCCTCCCTTGAAATCCTACTCAGCTGCCACCTAGCTGCTGAGTTTTCAGCTGACCTGGCCCGCACCCTTTGAAGCACATATCTGTGGCAATGAGGGCTAGAAACctgctcttttaaaaaataaaataaaagtgcaacCTGAGATTTTCAGAAACTGAATTCTCTGCCTAGTACTGCATATTGTGCTCTGGATCTCGTGGCACCTACACAGCCCCAGGGATGCCTTACTGCGAGACTCGGCGTCCACCACCCATAATTAACCCCTCACCTCTAACTTCAGTCAGCACCAGCCCCTGCCGTTGAGAGTCAGATGCTTCTATCAGAAGTGTGACAAGTAGCTTCTGGAAGTCTTCCTTGGTTGTGTTAGTGCTTGCCGTGTAGAGTAACATTGTATATGCCACTACTGAGCCAGGCCTATATATAAGAAACAGAAAAGGGAAGCCCTGAAGGATCTGGAAACGCAGCCCACCCACGCGTTCCCATCTCTTAGCGgcagagcacaggctttgcatgtggaagcccCCCCGGTTTAACCTCTAGGGTCTCTGGGAAAGGTGGCTGGGAGAACAACTGCTTTCTCCCCTAGACCATGGAGAGCACGTAATAGCATGCAATGGTTTGTAagaacacaggaacacaggaagcagcctcAGAATGAGTCAGATcagtggtccatttagctcagtattggctgcactgactggcagcagctctccagggtttcaggcagggttctctcccagccctacctggggatgctgggagcttctgcctgcaaagcagatgtcctgATGCTGAGGCAGTCCAGGAGTGTAGTCATGAACTGCGCTGAACAAGCTGGCATTTTCAACAACTGCTTATGGAGTTACAGATCTGGCCAGAAACCAACCTGAGATGCCGGCAAGGCTAAAGGGCTGGCCTTAGGGTGCGAGCAGTTTGAAAATGGAACATGCTGCCTCAGAAGGTGCTTTATTCTTGCTTGTTAGAGGCTTTTTAAGTAGagggccacctatcagggatgttgTAGCAGGGGATTTTCCTGCACATTGccagaggttggactagatgacctctgaagtaacttccaactgtatgattcaaAATGTTAAATGGAGGAGAATTCATATTCAAAATGCAAATATTGAATTTGAAATTTCACAGTCCTAATGTGAGTGGCAAAAGAGAGGAAATGGTGTaagggttagggtgttggactatgacctgggagaccagggtttagatccccattcagccatgaagctcactgggtaaccttgggccagacactgtctctcagcctaacatacctcacagggtcgttgtgaggataaaattgggaaggaGAGAACCACGCAtgccagcttgagctccttggaggaaaggtgcgatataaacttaataaataaatatgtttcagacctgtgtgtatatatatgcagagtcTGATTAGATCTAGGAGGCAGAAGTGCTCGCTCCAGTTAAACTATCCTGATCTTGCTTCTCCTCACTTCAGCTCTGCATCTCACAGCCCATGTGCTATTGGCATTAAGACCCCAGGTGCCGCTCTTGCACCCCAGTGATAGACCTGGTCTCGGCAGCAGGCTTCCATGGTCAGGCTTTTGGTCACGAAGTGCTTTAGAAGTAATTGGACAGCACTAGAAGGCATTGAAGAACAACGATGCAGCTGTTTCTTAGGCTTTTCAGCCAAAGGAGCTGCACTTGGCTGCGCTACGGGAAAGGGAAAAGCCGCTCTGACTGTCAGAGACCCTTGCAAacggaatgggagggggagggggcacagTTAAACTGCCCTGGTTTTGGTGGGAACCAGAAAACTGCAGATGGCCTTTTTCATCAGCCGTTATTTAATCCTCATCCCATACCTGAATGCATCGAGGTTGTAGCCCTCATAGTACACATGATTAGGGCATGTCGGACAGGCGTAAACTTCTTGATACTGTGGACAGAAAAAGGGGGCAGGATTAATGCGGTAAGAGGATCAAAGCTCATTTTCTGGGGGCCAAGGTATGGGTCGAATGGAGTCATGCCTTCTCCCTTTATAATCCGGCCAGAGGTATTagaagattttaaaaagaaaagaaacacatCTTCGCCCACACacattacaaaataataataCCCACACAGTGTCCAGATTTCTGCAAGCTGATGCTGCATTATGCATgagacatgggggggggaaatgtgccaGATTTCTCTTATTTTACATTATCTTCCATAAATTTACCCATTTGAAAAAGGGTGAAGAGTTATATAGGGCACTGaggtctctcccccccaccccactacAAACAttcttgccccctcccccccacaccatTTCTGGGAGTTTACCTAACCCCATACCCCACTTGCaactttttgctgttgttgcatcaaTAAAGGCTAGAAACTATGCTCTTGATTTGAAATGAAAGCTGACGTTCTCAGGAAGCCCACTTTTGTGTCAGTTAttgccagtagcgtagtggcaaattcagacatgcagggtccccataatagtcacagccacaaacccttttaaaatcatacaatttaagattatagcataatctgGACAGGCGTGAATgcggctttctgcttctctgtcactgtcaccatttgactgtcctttctcactgccagagatattgcttgaaattACTGTATCCAGTGCCTGCATGTTTatttcctgctgctaccaaactgcttgatgttgtcgatgggatgctatcctcaggattcactgtctcttctacagcagttacagaattctccatctgcgcaacttggctttttgaattaggaactaataggagctcctttcactctcactgggtccaatcagcaggaaatgacaaggaagcaagttagaagactcttctcagtggctaacacactcccctttcatgctgattggctcataggacactggagatgtaaggaccctgctgggacctggctcccaaaagcGTAAGGAATTTAAGACATCCCTCccaagtccctggatgactacacctctggttATTACGTGTCTTTAGCTCATGCAAAAGGTGACAGCTTTACATACAGGCATCATCTGGAGTTCTAGGACAGAGAAAGCTCTAACAGTGCAGCCAGTTGATagcataaatgtgtgtgtgtgtgtgtaagggtcATAACTACATGGTAGAGGAGAGCTATCTGCCTTAATCTTTGCAGATCGGCAGCCTCCAGTACAGGATCTCACTGTTAAGGCTGGGGGCCAGCATTCTCCACACCCCCATCACACACATCACctccaacaccaaccccaccCCAGTGGTAGAAAAGTAGTAGAACTTACCATCTTCGCAATTTTGCTATTCAACATCTGGTAAGAAGGGGTAGACACAGTCAACAAGTCAttgttaaaatccacattttGGATATGATAACTGATGTAGAAGCTCTTGCGTGTTGCAGGGGGGTTAACTGAGGTCTTCGTTGGGCTGGTGGTAGGTGGGGAAGATGATATGGAAGTTTCTGTGGTTCCTGTCCTGGGGGAATCTGTAGAGGCGCTCTGGGTGGTTCCTGTGGTTTCCGTGGTTCCTGTCCTGGGGGAATCTGTAGAGGCGCTCTGGGTGGTTCCTGTGGTTTCCGTGGTTCCTGTCCTGGGGGAATCTGTAGAGGCGCTCTGGGTGGTTTCTGTGGTTTCCGTGGTTCCTGTCCTGGGGGAATCTGTAGAGGCGCTCTGGGTGGCTCCTGTGGTTTCCGTGGTTCCTGTCCTGGGGGAATCTGTAGAGGCGCTCTGGGTGGTTCCTGTGGTTTCCGTGGTTCCTGTCCTGGGGGAATCTGTAGAGGCGCTCTGGGTGGTTCCTGTGGTTTCCGTGGTTCCTGTCCTGGGGGAATCTGTAGAGGCGCTCTGGGTGGTTCCTGTGGTTTCCGTGGTTCCTGTCCTGGGGGAATCTGTAGAGGCGCTCTGGGTGGTTCCTGTGGTTTCCGTGGTTCCTGTCCTGGGGGAATCTGTAGAGGCGCTCTGGGTGGTTTCTGTGGTTTCCATGGTTCCTGTCCTGGGGGAATCTGTAGAGGCGCTCTGGGTGGTTCCTGTGGTTTCTGTGGTTCCTGTCCTGGGGGAATCTGTAGAGGCGCTCTGGGTGGTTCCTGTGGTTTCCGTGGTTCCTGTCCTGGGGGAATCTGTAGAGGCGCTCTGGGTGGTTCCTGTGGTTTCCGTGGTTCCTGTCCTGGGGGAATCTGTAGAGGCGCTCTGGGTGGTTCCTGTGGTTTCCGTGGTTCCTGTCCTGGGGGAATCTGTAGAGGCGCTCTGGGTGGTTCCTGTGGTTTCCGTGGTTCCTGTCCTGGGGGAATCTGTAGAGGCGCTCTGGGTGGTTCCTGTGGTTTCCGTGGTTCCTGTCCTGGGGGAATCTGTAGAGGCGCTCTGGGTGGTTCCTGTGGTTTCCGTGGTTCCTGTCCTGGGGGAATCTGTAGAGGCGCTCTGGGTGGTTTCTGTGGTTTCCATGGTTCCTGTCCTGGGGGAATCTGTAGAGGCGCTCTGGGTGGTTCCTGTGGTTTCTGTGGTTCCTGTCCTGGGGGAATCTGTAGAGGCGCTCTGGGTGGTTCCTGTGGTTTCCGTGGTTCCTGTCCTGGGGGAATCTGTAGAGGCGCTCTGGGTGGTTCCTGTGGTTTCCGTGGTTCCTGTCCTGGGGGAATCTGTAGAGGCGCTCTGGGTGGTTCCTGTGGTTT is a window from the Rhineura floridana isolate rRhiFlo1 chromosome 22, rRhiFlo1.hap2, whole genome shotgun sequence genome containing:
- the MUC1 gene encoding mucin-1, with the protein product MLNSKIAKMYQEVYACPTCPNHVYYEGYNLDAFRPGSVVAYTMLLYTASTNTTKEDFQKLLVTLLIEASDSQRQGLVLTEVRVSTTALPIPGPPETVPGWGIALLVLVCVLLLLALIAFLLLIIYRCRRNHRGNIDLLSDRNSYHPMSEYPTYHTHGRYIAPNNKPNPYSETLPNNGTNPYSYTNPVMANENL